One segment of Desulfobulbaceae bacterium DNA contains the following:
- a CDS encoding rubredoxin: MANPDEMYQCQTSNCGYIYNPDKGDRKGKIAPGTSFDELPDDWRCPICGGSRKCFKPLAGIGSTKEAKCEN, encoded by the coding sequence TCAGTGTCAGACCTCTAATTGTGGCTATATTTATAACCCTGATAAGGGGGACAGAAAGGGAAAGATTGCCCCAGGCACCAGTTTCGATGAACTCCCTGACGATTGGAGGTGTCCAATTTGCGGAGGGAGTAGAAAATGTTTCAAACCTTTGGCTGGTATTGGGTCAACAAAAGAAGCTAAGTGTGAAAATTAG